A genomic segment from Hippoglossus stenolepis isolate QCI-W04-F060 chromosome 3, HSTE1.2, whole genome shotgun sequence encodes:
- the hdhd3 gene encoding haloacid dehalogenase-like hydrolase domain-containing protein 3, with the protein MRVPLRWVLWDVKDTLLKLRSSVGEQYCREAERIGLSLSPAEVDAAFRQAYRRYSSRYPNYGIAQGLDGQSWWMGVVRDTFSQCRVQDPTLLNTLAQNLYYNFCNAENWEVFPDSKKALESCSSLGLKLGVVSNFDCRLEAILRVCGLRSYFSFLITSEEAGVAKPNPVIFDQALQKCGAAAAGVAHVGDHYVNDYLCSRSVGIHGILLDRHNKQNQPDVPPEHRLSSLEELLSRLQQHMD; encoded by the exons ATGCGTGTCCCTCTGAGGTGGGTGCTGTGGGATGTGAAGGACACGCTGCTGAAGTTGCGCTCGTCTGTCGGAGAGCAGTACTGCAGGGAGGCTGAACGAATAGGCTTGAGCCTCAGTCCCGCGGAGGTGGACGCTGCTTTCCGTCAGGCATATCGACGGTATTCCAGCAGATACCCAAACTACGGCATCGCACAGGGCCTGGATGGACAGTCTTGGTGGATGGGGGTAGTGAGGGACactttctcccagtgcagagtGCAAGACCCAACCCTGCTCAACACATTGGCTCAAAACCTCTATTATAATTTCTGCAACGCAGAGAACTGGGAG GTATTCCCAGACTCGAAGAAGGCTCTGGAGAGTTGCTCTTCTCTCGGACTGAAGCTTGGTGTGGTGTCCAACTTTGACTGCCGCTTGGAAGCGATTCTACGTGTTTGTGGTCTGCGGTCATACTTCAGCTTCTTGATAACGTCGGAGGAAGCAGGTGTAGCAAAGCCCAATCCAGTCATCTTTGATCAGGCACTGCAGAAATGTGGCGCAGCAGCTGCGGGTGTAGCTCATGTTGGGGATCACTATGTGAATGATTATCTCTGCTCTCGCTCTGTGGGGATCCACGGGATCCTATTAGACAGACACAACAAGCAAAACCAACCCGATGTTCCC
- the trub2 gene encoding LOW QUALITY PROTEIN: mitochondrial mRNA pseudouridine synthase TRUB2 (The sequence of the model RefSeq protein was modified relative to this genomic sequence to represent the inferred CDS: inserted 1 base in 1 codon) codes for MATPAIRMFRRLEGLFCVYKPSGVHWKLVRDNIETSLLKGLNTVPQKPCPQEVRFLAQPGRDTETPRGLTLFAASVPALSNHPLVTGPEFQHVRVGVGHRLDASSSGVLVLAVGNGNKVLNDLYNTRVTRDYTVEGAFGSATDDFSDTGRVVERTTYDHITLDKLNRVLAMLQGANQKAMLMYSNVDMRSQEAYEMAVQGLLGPEGKSVPIVTGLRCIHFQPPNFTLEVQCLNETQRYLRKVVHEIGLELRSTAACTGVRRTRDGPFTLQDALTCHRWTPPGVMQAIQQYRSSKKNXKTLPVPDQESRITTTGGECERVIGMKPTKKQQQQRQQVEGKDLMLMTLRARRLRHFEFISVGKKEISKTRYSGF; via the exons ATGGCGACTCCAGCTATTCGCATGTTCCGCAGGTTGGAGGGTTTGTTCTGTGTCTACAAACCTTCCGGTGTTCACTGGAAACTCGTCCGGGACAACATCGAGACAAGTCTTCTTAAAG gtttAAACACTGTTCCCCAGAAGCCGTGTCCTCAGGAGGTTCGCTTCCTGGCTCAGCCGGGCAGGGACACAGAAACACCCAGAGGACTCACCCTGTTTGCAGCCTCTGTCCCTGCTCTGTCCAACCACCCTCTGG tAACTGGACCTGAATTCCAGCATGTCCGAGTGGGAGTGGGACATCGTCTGGACGCCTCCTCCTCCGGAGTTTTAG TTCTTGCAGTTGGGAATGGAAACAAGGTCCTGAACGATCTCTACAACACACGAGTCACAAGG GATTACACCGTGGAGGGGGCGTTTGGGAGTGCGACAGATGATTTCTCTGACACGGGTCGTGTTGTGGAAAGAACCACCTATG ATCACATCACACTGGATAAGCTGAACAGAGTTCTGGCAATGCTGCAGGGAGCCAATCAAAAGGCCATGTTAAT GTATTCCAACGTGGACATGCGCTCACAGGAGGCCTATGAGATGGCTGTGCAAGGTCTACTGGGTCCGGAGGGCAAATCGGTGCCTATTGTGACAGGCCTGCGCTGCATTCACTTCCAGCCTCCCAACTTCACATTAG AGGTGCAGTGCCTAAATGAAACGCAGAGATATTTGCGCAAAGTTGTGCACGAGATAGGACTTGAGCTGCGCAGCACGGCAGCGTGTACGGGAGTGAGACGGACCAGAGACGGACCGTTCACACTGCAGGACGCTCTGACATGTCACCGCTGGACGCCCCCTGGTGTCATGCAGGCCATCCAACAGTACCGCTccagtaagaaaa aaaagacgcTCCCAGTCCCAGATCAAGAATCCAGGATTACAACCACTGGAGGAGAATGTGAAAGAGTCATCGGCATGAAACCAacgaagaagcagcagcagcagcggcagcaggtaGAAGGAAAAGACTTGATGCTGATGACTCTACGAGCCCGGAGGCTGCGTCACTTTGAGTTCATCTCAGTcggaaaaaaagagatttcaAAGACCAGATATTCTGGTTTCTAA